Proteins encoded by one window of Dehalococcoidales bacterium:
- a CDS encoding LemA family protein — protein sequence MSPQTLSIIIAAVIGLLAIGCIFAAFRAFKCKRTIDDCPTSKTRGVFIGLTELKGTAESETPFTAYLSGKACVQYEWQVDEHWSRIVHETYIDSEGRTQSRTRTESGWKKIAGKEVSAPFYLKDETGLIRIVPEKAKIENIKVFEETCTPKDILYFGKCPVGEIADTTHRRRFYESAIPLHSQLYIIGQAREREDIVAAEIAYNKNAPMFLISTRTEKQLSTSYLWGFWLWFIGGLLTALGVAAALTYIGTENSTFLWEPFAITAAIYFLVFVLSWVFNVYNSLINLHNRVKQGWSQVDIQLKRRHDLIPNLVSAVEGYRGYEADIQCLLGELRTQGRAPASEEDSADFKGVAPLFNIIIECYPELKASQNFLHLQKELSSTEQRIALARDYYNEIATYYNTRLEVIPDRFVAFIAGLRPRTLTDAADFERAPVQVKLAE from the coding sequence ATGTCGCCCCAAACCCTATCAATTATTATCGCCGCTGTGATCGGGCTTTTGGCCATCGGTTGCATTTTTGCGGCCTTTCGTGCGTTTAAGTGCAAACGTACAATTGACGATTGCCCGACATCCAAAACGCGAGGCGTTTTTATCGGGCTTACGGAACTGAAGGGCACTGCCGAAAGCGAGACCCCTTTTACCGCTTATCTTTCCGGCAAGGCATGCGTGCAGTATGAATGGCAGGTTGATGAACATTGGTCGCGGATAGTTCATGAAACCTATATTGATTCAGAAGGGCGCACGCAATCCAGAACACGTACCGAGAGCGGTTGGAAAAAGATTGCCGGCAAAGAAGTAAGCGCCCCTTTTTATTTAAAAGATGAAACCGGCTTAATTCGCATTGTTCCGGAGAAAGCTAAAATCGAAAATATTAAGGTATTTGAAGAAACTTGCACACCCAAAGACATTTTGTATTTCGGTAAATGTCCGGTCGGCGAAATTGCCGATACAACCCACCGCCGGAGGTTTTACGAATCGGCGATTCCGCTGCACAGCCAGCTTTATATTATCGGGCAAGCGCGCGAAAGGGAAGACATTGTTGCCGCCGAAATCGCCTATAATAAAAATGCCCCAATGTTTTTAATATCGACACGCACCGAAAAGCAGCTAAGCACTTCCTATTTGTGGGGGTTTTGGCTGTGGTTTATCGGAGGGTTGTTAACGGCTCTCGGTGTTGCCGCTGCCTTGACATATATCGGCACAGAGAATTCAACGTTCCTTTGGGAACCGTTTGCAATTACCGCCGCAATCTATTTTTTGGTATTTGTTCTTAGTTGGGTTTTTAATGTTTACAACAGCCTGATTAACTTGCATAACCGCGTTAAACAGGGCTGGTCGCAGGTTGATATTCAGTTAAAACGCCGCCATGATTTAATCCCCAACTTAGTGAGTGCCGTGGAAGGCTACCGCGGCTATGAAGCCGATATCCAGTGCTTGCTTGGCGAGTTACGCACTCAAGGGCGAGCGCCCGCCTCCGAAGAAGATAGCGCGGATTTTAAAGGCGTTGCCCCGCTGTTTAACATAATTATCGAGTGTTATCCGGAGCTTAAAGCCTCTCAAAACTTCTTGCACTTACAAAAAGAGCTCTCCTCAACCGAACAGCGAATTGCTTTGGCACGCGACTACTACAATGAAATTGCCACGTATTACAATACGCGCTTGGAAGTTATCCCCGACAGATTTGTGGCTTTTATAGCGGGATTGCGTCCGCGCACTCTGACGGACGCTGCTGATTTTGAACGTGCACCGGTGCAGGTTAAGCTGGCGGAGTGA
- a CDS encoding ATP-binding cassette domain-containing protein, producing MAEMNREAAVIVENLEKSYRKIKAVDGIFFRVERGEVFGFLGPNGAGKTTTIRILLTLIQPTAGKVSVLGLDVKKEADKIRQLAGYVPQGISVDGEITAYENLLIYSKLYGVPSSQRKKRISEVLEYIGLADRANDMVKTYSGGMMRRLELAQSLINRPQILFLDEPSIGLDPNSRNAMWEMVRSLRQELGTTVFLTTHDMVEADALCDRIGIMDKGKLVVIGTPAYLKATVGGDVVTVSAKNAALGEAIQKLGYKTIGEATNGNADLLVENGENAIPRIVSGFKEQGIDLESIYLKKPSLDDVFLKYTGSRIDDGAGWAQTKKIRAAYGRMAK from the coding sequence ATGGCTGAAATGAACCGAGAAGCAGCGGTTATTGTTGAAAATCTGGAGAAAAGTTATCGTAAAATAAAAGCGGTTGACGGTATTTTCTTTCGCGTTGAGCGCGGGGAAGTCTTCGGGTTTTTAGGGCCGAACGGCGCCGGTAAAACTACTACCATTCGTATTCTTTTAACGTTAATACAGCCGACGGCGGGCAAAGTAAGTGTTTTGGGCTTGGATGTAAAAAAAGAGGCCGATAAAATCCGCCAGCTTGCCGGTTATGTGCCGCAAGGGATTTCGGTTGACGGTGAGATTACGGCCTACGAAAACCTTTTAATTTATTCCAAACTTTACGGTGTTCCGTCCTCACAAAGAAAAAAGCGCATCAGCGAAGTGCTGGAGTATATCGGTTTGGCGGATCGCGCAAACGATATGGTTAAAACCTATTCGGGCGGGATGATGCGCCGCTTGGAACTTGCTCAATCCTTAATTAACAGACCTCAAATCCTCTTTCTTGACGAACCGAGTATCGGCCTTGACCCCAACTCCCGCAACGCAATGTGGGAAATGGTGCGCAGCCTCAGGCAAGAACTCGGCACCACCGTTTTCCTGACCACGCATGATATGGTTGAAGCGGATGCCCTCTGTGACAGAATCGGCATTATGGATAAGGGTAAACTGGTAGTAATCGGAACACCCGCTTACTTAAAAGCGACTGTCGGCGGTGATGTGGTGACGGTGAGTGCAAAAAACGCTGCGCTTGGCGAAGCGATTCAAAAGCTGGGCTATAAAACAATCGGCGAAGCGACTAACGGCAATGCCGATTTACTGGTTGAAAACGGTGAAAACGCTATTCCGCGTATTGTTAGCGGGTTTAAAGAGCAGGGCATTGATCTTGAATCAATCTATCTTAAAAAACCGTCTTTGGACGATGTCTTTTTAAAGTACACCGGTTCGCGTATCGATGACGGTGCCGGCTGGGCGCAGACCAAAAAGATTCGGGCGGCCTACGGAAGGATGGCAAAATGA
- a CDS encoding hemolysin III family protein, which yields MINIRHSEKVSAYTHLAGAVLALAGLVILLAVTWGRWDYFILSLVYGLGALCLFLASGIYHAQKQEENAVNIWRKLDHIAIFIMIAGTYTPMCYAYLGGAWFWSIIGVQWGCVLAGIFFKFFYMRAPRVISPILYLLMGWMAVIPMNILWHNMSGLSFLLLIGGGVAYSIGAIIYALKKPNPVRGVFGFHEIFHVFILLGAIFHYFMVYIAVTL from the coding sequence GTGATTAATATCAGACATTCGGAAAAAGTATCGGCATATACCCATCTGGCGGGGGCGGTTCTTGCGCTGGCGGGGCTTGTGATTTTACTTGCGGTAACTTGGGGCAGGTGGGATTACTTTATTTTATCGCTTGTTTACGGGCTGGGAGCGCTTTGCCTATTTCTGGCCAGCGGAATTTACCATGCGCAAAAACAAGAAGAAAATGCGGTAAATATTTGGCGGAAACTGGATCATATTGCCATCTTTATTATGATTGCCGGTACCTATACCCCGATGTGCTATGCCTATCTCGGCGGGGCATGGTTTTGGAGTATTATCGGCGTGCAATGGGGCTGTGTTTTGGCGGGGATATTCTTTAAATTCTTTTATATGCGCGCTCCGCGTGTAATTTCGCCGATTCTTTATCTTTTAATGGGCTGGATGGCGGTAATCCCGATGAATATCCTCTGGCATAATATGTCCGGTTTATCCTTTTTGCTGCTGATTGGCGGAGGGGTTGCTTACAGTATCGGCGCGATAATCTATGCCCTTAAAAAACCAAATCCGGTTCGAGGGGTGTTCGGTTTTCACGAAATATTCCATGTCTTTATTTTATTGGGAGCAATATTCCATTATTTTATGGTTTATATTGCCGTTACGCTCTGA
- a CDS encoding SPFH domain-containing protein: MKEKVTKTYNGFLMLAVAIILAVAAIVLFVLSADGSPVWMIVLASIITAVDVILVLPGLFIVNPNETKVTILFGKYAGTVRENGFFWANPFFAKKKMSLRARNLSGQKLKVNDKVGNPIEIAAVIVWKVEDTFKASFDVDNYEQYVIIQSEASVRHLAQSYPYDSFEDTNEEQLTLRASTEKINQMLEAELQERLGRAGVTVIEARLSHLAYAPEIAEAMLRRQQASAVVAARSQIVNGAVSMVEMALSQLAEKHLVDLDEEKKAAMVSNLLVVLCSESSTSPVINTGTLYQ, translated from the coding sequence ATGAAAGAAAAAGTTACCAAAACGTACAACGGCTTTTTAATGCTGGCGGTTGCCATTATTTTGGCAGTGGCGGCAATCGTGCTGTTTGTTTTAAGCGCCGACGGGTCGCCGGTGTGGATGATTGTTCTGGCAAGTATCATAACAGCCGTCGATGTGATTTTGGTTCTTCCTGGGCTCTTTATTGTTAACCCCAACGAAACCAAGGTTACCATTCTTTTCGGTAAATATGCCGGAACGGTCAGAGAAAACGGATTCTTCTGGGCTAACCCGTTTTTTGCCAAGAAGAAGATGAGTTTGCGCGCGCGCAATTTAAGCGGTCAGAAACTAAAGGTTAACGATAAAGTCGGTAACCCGATTGAGATTGCCGCCGTTATTGTCTGGAAGGTTGAAGACACCTTTAAAGCCAGTTTTGATGTCGATAACTACGAGCAGTATGTAATTATCCAAAGTGAGGCCTCTGTGCGTCACCTGGCGCAATCCTACCCCTATGATTCATTTGAGGATACCAACGAGGAGCAATTGACTCTGCGTGCCAGCACCGAAAAAATCAACCAAATGCTGGAAGCCGAATTACAGGAAAGGCTGGGCAGGGCCGGTGTTACGGTCATTGAAGCAAGGCTGAGCCATTTAGCTTATGCGCCGGAAATCGCCGAAGCGATGCTGCGCCGTCAACAGGCATCGGCAGTGGTTGCCGCCCGAAGCCAAATTGTAAACGGTGCCGTCAGTATGGTGGAAATGGCGCTTTCACAGCTTGCCGAAAAGCACTTAGTCGATTTGGACGAAGAGAAAAAGGCGGCTATGGTCAGTAATCTTTTGGTCGTTCTGTGCAGCGAATCATCAACTTCACCGGTAATTAACACCGGCACGCTTTACCAGTAA
- a CDS encoding ABC transporter permease, with translation MKFARYATTMLAITELEMRKIRHDQTQILMRLIQPILWLTIFGVTFSNIRVIPTGDYTYLQFLTPGILAQSVIFAAIFFGINVVWERDLGILNKLLSTPAPRSSIVIGKSLAGGLRGSFQALGILVIALVIGIDLILTPLSILGMLLIIILCGICFSAMSMALASVFRTRERMMGVGQALTMPLFFASSAIYPISIMPGWLQAIAIVNPLSYIVDALRSLLVTGDLSGLGTDILIIVISAAVLLVLASIGFKRLLV, from the coding sequence ATGAAGTTTGCGCGTTATGCCACTACGATGCTGGCGATTACCGAATTGGAAATGCGTAAAATCAGGCACGATCAAACCCAGATTTTGATGCGCTTAATCCAGCCGATATTGTGGCTGACTATTTTTGGGGTAACATTTAGCAATATTCGTGTTATTCCCACCGGTGATTACACCTACTTGCAATTCTTAACCCCGGGCATATTGGCGCAGTCGGTTATTTTTGCCGCCATCTTCTTTGGCATTAATGTTGTCTGGGAGCGCGACTTAGGCATCTTAAATAAGCTGTTATCGACACCGGCGCCGCGTTCATCAATTGTAATCGGTAAATCACTTGCGGGCGGTTTGCGCGGTTCGTTTCAGGCGCTCGGCATACTGGTAATTGCGCTTGTAATCGGTATCGATTTAATCCTTACCCCGCTGAGCATCCTGGGAATGCTTTTAATCATAATTTTGTGCGGAATATGTTTTTCGGCAATGAGTATGGCTTTGGCATCGGTTTTTCGTACGCGGGAGCGGATGATGGGGGTTGGGCAGGCGCTTACAATGCCGCTCTTTTTTGCTTCCAGCGCTATCTATCCGATATCGATTATGCCCGGCTGGCTTCAGGCGATTGCCATTGTTAACCCCTTAAGCTATATTGTCGATGCTTTAAGATCGCTTCTGGTTACCGGCGACCTTTCCGGACTGGGAACGGATATTCTTATTATCGTTATTTCGGCAGCGGTGCTGTTGGTGCTTGCCAGTATCGGTTTTAAAAGGCTTTTGGTCTAA
- a CDS encoding RNA methyltransferase translates to MTYEPEREPLKPLKWYKELGDKKKRIEAGFFLAEGERAVAQIALNNPEAIRELLLTDEAPSFGDTYPYRRITAGQLRLITSATTPQGIVAVVKIPADIYSNKIPANPGAKILLLEDIQDPGNLGTLIRTAVAFGFTGIVMSEKCADPLAPKAVQSTAGTLLSLWIRRTNNYLNVINALKTEGYSVIATALDGEDDTSPLQKTEKLILALGNEASGLSEEVLKAADFRIKIPIEDKAESLNVAACGAICMYLCR, encoded by the coding sequence ATGACATACGAACCTGAAAGAGAGCCTCTTAAACCGCTTAAGTGGTATAAAGAGCTGGGCGATAAGAAAAAGAGGATTGAAGCCGGTTTCTTTTTGGCGGAAGGGGAGCGGGCGGTAGCGCAAATTGCCCTTAATAACCCCGAAGCCATTAGAGAGCTATTGTTAACGGATGAAGCGCCCTCTTTTGGCGATACATACCCTTACAGGCGTATCACAGCGGGGCAGCTGCGCTTGATAACCTCCGCAACCACCCCCCAAGGAATTGTTGCCGTTGTTAAGATTCCCGCCGATATTTACAGCAATAAAATCCCGGCTAACCCCGGTGCAAAAATCCTTCTTTTGGAAGATATCCAAGACCCCGGAAACCTGGGCACGCTTATTCGCACGGCGGTTGCTTTTGGTTTTACAGGGATTGTTATGAGCGAAAAATGCGCCGACCCGCTTGCGCCGAAAGCGGTGCAGTCAACGGCCGGCACACTGCTTTCTTTGTGGATAAGAAGAACAAATAACTATCTTAATGTCATCAACGCGTTAAAAACAGAAGGCTACTCCGTTATTGCGACCGCTTTGGACGGGGAAGATGACACATCTCCTTTGCAAAAGACGGAGAAATTAATACTGGCGCTGGGTAACGAAGCCTCCGGCTTATCCGAAGAAGTTTTAAAGGCGGCTGATTTCAGAATAAAAATTCCGATTGAAGATAAGGCCGAATCTTTGAACGTGGCTGCTTGCGGGGCGATTTGTATGTACCTTTGCCGCTAG
- a CDS encoding small multi-drug export protein, which produces MIAINFLLVAALAVLELWAAVPLGFVMGLHPLAISVATATGAIICVFIVIFAGKHLRSFLLKFYEQQDSDKKPGLVQRIWQKYGVIGLGLLSPFLTGVLFGAAIGVASGIPGKKLVFWMTIGIILWTAILVLLGVAGIKIFS; this is translated from the coding sequence ATGATAGCGATTAATTTTTTACTTGTTGCGGCGCTGGCCGTTTTAGAGCTGTGGGCGGCTGTTCCGCTCGGCTTTGTGATGGGTTTACACCCCCTGGCAATTTCTGTTGCCACCGCAACCGGGGCAATAATCTGTGTCTTTATTGTAATCTTTGCCGGGAAGCATTTACGCAGTTTCCTGTTAAAATTCTATGAACAACAAGACAGCGACAAGAAACCGGGTTTAGTGCAAAGGATTTGGCAAAAATACGGCGTTATCGGGCTGGGATTGCTTTCACCCTTTCTTACCGGCGTCCTTTTCGGGGCGGCAATCGGCGTTGCATCGGGCATCCCCGGTAAAAAGCTTGTTTTTTGGATGACAATCGGAATAATCCTTTGGACGGCAATATTGGTGCTGTTGGGGGTGGCGGGAATCAAGATTTTCTCGTAG
- a CDS encoding DNA-binding protein, with amino-acid sequence MKKGERKSYLLRINGELWDSLNEWAAQEFRSVNGQIELILQNAVNDRKKKAKKEAKEND; translated from the coding sequence ATGAAAAAGGGAGAACGGAAAAGCTACCTCCTCCGCATTAACGGAGAACTATGGGATAGCCTCAACGAGTGGGCGGCTCAGGAGTTCCGCAGTGTTAACGGACAAATCGAGCTGATTCTGCAAAATGCCGTAAACGACCGCAAAAAGAAGGCCAAAAAAGAAGCCAAAGAAAACGATTAA